The Desulfosoma sp. DNA window TCGAATCTGATCCGGTGTCACCCCTGCAGCGTCCAGCCGTTGCCGATAAAACGATGAATTGTGATAAGCGTGCTGCACCGTCCAGCGAAGCCCTTGAAGTTGTAGTTCTTGAAGATCCTCTCGGCTGGAACGTACCGGCATGAAACTCAAGGTCATGGAACAAACTCCTTTCATGATTCTTCTCTTTCTCTAAAAACCGTCTTGTATGTCAACCCTTCTTGAGGCAGCCTTTCCGCCGGAACATCCACGACGCGCACTCCAAGGCCCAACTCCCGTCGAAGGCGGCTGCGGATTTTTTCAAGGCGTGCGGTTTTGCTTCCATTGGGCAAGGCCTTGAAGGCCACCCACACTTCCAGGCTGTCTCCAAGACCATAGCGGGTCCAGACCATCAACCGAAAATCTTCGATATTCGGGTCTGTTTCTAGAAGAAGCCGTTCCACCCTTTGTGGATTGACAGGAATGCCTCGCACACTCACTCGATGATCCGTGCGCCGAAGCACGGAGGAAATCCTTACGGTGTGCAACCCGCAGGGACACGGAGAAGCGTCTAAAGTGACAACGTCTCCGGTACGGTATCGAATAAGCGGGTAAGCTTCCGCAGACAGAGTGGTGACCACCAGCTCTCCCTCAGCACCTTGTCCTACAGGCACTCCCGTGACAGGATGCACCACTTCCACCAGGAAATGGTCTTCCGCCACATGCAAGCCCCTTTGCATGCGGCATTCTCCTGCTAAGCCAGGTTCCACCATTTCCGAAACACCGTAAAGGTTGTAGACGGGAAGATCAAGTTCTTGTCTAAGGCGCATGCGCAGAGCTTCAGGAATGGCATCCGGACCCAGCACCATAAGTTTCAGGGAAAGATTGTGGTTTTCAAAGCCCTGGAGTCTTTCTTCATCCAAGGTGTCTATGAGATGCAAGGCAAAGGAAGGGGTTGCAGCCAGCACCGTGGATCGAAAATCGCGCATGATCTGCAGCTGTAACTTGGCGGACACTGTGGCCGAAGGCGCCACGGTCGCCCCCAAAGCTTCAGCGGCCTGATTGAAGGTCATGGCCCCTGGAAACAGGCTGTAATTAAAAGCTATTTGCACGATATCCCGGTCGTGGATGCCGAGACCTTGAAAAAGCCGAACCATCAGCGATTGCCAAAGAGCCACATCGCGTCGCGTGAAACCTACCACGATAGGACGACCGTCCCGGCTTGAGGCGATTTTCAAACGCACCACGTCTTTCAAGGGCACGGCAAAAAGGCCGTAAGGGTAGTGGTCCGCCAAATCTTCAGTGGTGGTGAATGGAAGACTTTGAAAGTCCTGGTCGGTTTTCACATCTTCCGGTGCAAGCCCCAGAGCATCCAGGCGATGACGATAAAAATCCACGTGAAAATAGGCACGGTTCAAGGTCATCTGCAATCTTTCCATTTGGACCTGGCGCAGTTTTTCTCTGTCCGGAACCACGTGATCCTTGATGCCTCCGTACCCTGTCAAGATCACCTCTCCCACTTATACTGGTAGTCCCGTCCCAGGTAAGCCCGCTGGACTTCTTCATGTTCCCGAAGCTCTTCGGCCGCACCTTCCAGAATAATCCGTCCCGTTTCCATCACATAGCCACGCTGGCAGAGATCCAGGGCTTGCACGGCGTTTTGTTCCACCAGAAGGATTGTGGTGCCGGCCTCATGGAGTTTTTGCAATGTGGCATAAATTTCATCGACGATCAAAGGGGCAAGCCCCAGGGATGGTTCGTCCAGCATCAAAAGTTTGGGCCTGGCCATAAGAGCGCGAGCCATGGAAAGCATTTGTTGCTCCCCGCCACTCAAGGTGCCGGCCTTTTGAAACCTCCGTTCCCTCAAAATGGGGAAAAGGTCGAACATCTTCGGGACATCTTGCCGAATGGCTTTTGGGCCGTGAATGTAAGCTCCCAGTTCCAGGTTTTCCAGAACCGTGAGGTTAGGAAAAAGTTGTCGAGCTTCCGGAACTTGCACCAAACCTCGACGCACAATGCGCTCGGGGGCTTCTCCATGAATCGGCTTTTCGTTGAAGAACACCTCTCCTTCACTGGGTGGTAGCACACCGCTGATGACTTTCAGCAACGTACTCTTTCCCGCCCCGTTAGCTCCAAGCAGGCACACCATTTCCCCTTCATCCACGTGAAGAGAAACACGCCGAAGCACCGGCAAGGGACCGTAATGGGCGGAAACATGGACCACCTTCAGCATGGAATGGTTTTTCCTTTTCGGCGCTGTCCCAGGTAAGCTTCCACCACTTTGGGGTCTTTTTGGATGTCTCTTGGTGTCCCTTCGGCCAGGATTCGGCCATGGTGGAGCACCACGATTCGGGTGGCATAAGCCATGACAATGTTCATGTCATGTTCCACCAAGACCATGCCCATCCGGGGACGCCGACGAACGGTGATCCAGTCCATAAGAGCTCGGCTTTCGTTGGGGGTGCACCCTCCCACAGGTTCATCCAAGAGCAAAACAGCCGGTTCCATGGCCAAAGCACGAAGAATTTCTAAGAGCTTTTTTTCGTAAAGGGAAAGAATGGATGCCGGTTCATGGGCCTTGGGAGCCAATGGAGTTTCTTTCAGAAGCGCCAAAGCGTCTTGTTCCAGGCTATGTTCTTCGTATCGTTCGTGCCGGGTATGCCCCATGGCTTGCAGGAACCCGGCCCGGCCGAAACGATGTCGCCCTACCATGATGTTTTCCAGAACTGTCAGACGATCAAAGATCTGGACGGCTTGAAAGGTACGCCCCACCCCGGCGGCCGCCACTTCATAGGCCGGCTTTCGACTCACGTCCCCTTCTCGAACCACAACCTTTCCTTCCGAAAAGCGCACCAAACCGGATACAGCGTTTAAAAGCGTCGTTTTTCCGGCTCCGTTGGGACCGATTACGGCGACAATTTCGTTGGAATGCACGGTAAAAGAAACATGAGCCAGAGCCTGAAGCCCCCCGAAGTGGACAGAAAGGTTTTCCACGCGAAGCACCGGATCAGAAGTCTGTTCCACCGCGGGGACACGCGATGGTTTTTCTGGGAGCTCAGAACTTCGGCCTACTCTTTCTGGGAGTATGATGCTCGCGTTCCCGGGGTGGAATGCTTTCTCACACATGTTCGCGCGGAACTTGCCTGGCAATGGAAAAAGGCGATCGTTTTCAGGGGAGTGCAGATCCTGGGGTCGCTTATCCTCGGGGCGAGACGCCTGCGCTCCCAGAAAAAAAGCCCGTTTTAGGTTGGTAGGGGAAAAGCGCTGGCTCGCACCTTTTCTAAAATCGTATTCTATGCAACGGCCTTTGCCATTCTCGAACACGCTCCCACGGCTGTCGCTTTCAGAAGAGCTTGTCCGCCGTTCCCGGCCTGAAGAAGAACCAGCCGCTATCGGTCGGTCCGGTGCTGTTTTTGCAATGTTTTTTAGACGAAACGGAGCTAGGTGAGGACGCCGAGGCTTTCGGCTCGTTTTGCGTTGAAAGACGTTCAAAAGGGCGGGAAGCAGGCCTTGAGGAAAAAAGACAAGGGAAAGGGTCAGTAAAAGACCATAGGCAAGAACCTGAAAATCTTCCATGGCATGAAGCAATTCCCGTAGCCCGGTGAGCAGCACCGTTCCGGCCAATCCTCCCCATAAGCTTCCTGGACCTCCCACCACCACCATGGTGATCACTTGAACAGAATAAAAAATATCAAAGGTGCTCGGACTGATGAATGTCATGTAGTGGGCATAGGCAAAACCTGCCAAGCCCGCCAGCACCGCGCTCAGAGTAAACACCTGAATCTTGTAACGGGGTGTGGGCACAGCAAGGGTTCGAGCTGTCAGTTCCTTGTCGTGAATGGTTTTTAGGGCTCGACCGATACGGGAATCTTCCAGATTCAGCACCCAGGAGAAGCACACGAGAAAAACCGACCAAACAAAGAAAAAGAAACGTCGGTCCGTGTTCACCGCCCAGCGACCCCATTGCATGGCGGGAATGGCGGCCAAACCGGAAGGGCCGCCGGTCCATGGTTCCATTTGGTTAAGGCAGATGCTGACAATCACATTAAAGCCCAGGGTGGCCATGACCAAGTAATGACCTTCGAGCCGAAGGGTGGGGAATGCCAGGGCGAGACCAAAAAGAGCTGTGACCAACAAGGCTACGAGGAGACCTGCCCATAAGGGCCAGCTTAACTGAGTGGTCACAATGGCGCTGCTATAAGCGCCCAGCCCGAAGAAAGCTCCGTGGCCGAGAGAGATCTGTCCGGCGCAGCCTATGAGGAGATTGAGGCCCAGAACCACCAGAGCGTTCAAGGCCATCATGTTGAATAGCACCAGGAAATAATCGTTAGGGACAAGGGAAGCTGTCAGGCCGAGTATGGCGGCCAAGAGGATCAGAGGTTTCCAGGCTTTGGGAAGGAAAGGAATGGTGCGCATAAAAGGCTACAGCCTTCGAACCCGTTCACTGCCGAACAATCCCGTCGGCCGAACGAATAAGACGCCTAGCAAAATGATAAAGGCAAAGGCATCCTTGTAAGCTGAAGACAAAAATCCGGCGCCGAAGGCTTCCAAGAGCCCTAACACGTAGCCCCCAAGCACGACACCCATGGTATTGCCGTATCCTCCCAGAATAGCCGCGGAAAACCCTTTAAGCCCAAGCATGAGGCCTCCACTGTAACTCATGCTGGTGAGAGGGGTGATCAGGATGCCGGCTAGGGCGCCCATGGATCCGGCCATGGCAAAGGCAAGGGCTGTAACTTTGCGAACGGAGATGCCAATCAGAACGGCTCCATACGGATTATCGGCTGCCGCTCGCATGGCCTTGCCGAGAAGGGTGAACCGATAGAAGAGAAAGAGCAAGATCAAAACGAGGATTGAAAGGCCTATAATCCAGAGCACTTGGGGAACAATGGCGGCGGATCCTATAAGGATGGGGGTTTCACTTCCCAGGGAAGGCAGAGTGTGGACGTTTTTTCCCCACACCACCATGCTTGTCCCTCGAAGACTTATAGAAACGCCGACGGTGATCATGACAAGCACCAGAACATCGCGGTGGCGGGCATGCCGAAGAGGACCCCATTCCAGAGCCAACCCGCATAAGGCCCCGAAGAGCACGGCTCCTGCCAGGGCCGGAACCATGGGGACAGCCAGTTTGTTCAAAAGGGTCACGGCCATGAGAGCCCCTAGCATGACAAAATCGCCTTGAGCAAAATTAACGATGCCGGTGGCGTTTTGAATCATGCAAAAGCCTAGCGCGATCAAGGCGTAGACACTCCCGTTGGTGAGTCCCGAGACCACAAACTGGGGTATTTGTTGAAAGATGGTCACATCCATACTTTGGGGCGGCGCTAGCCATTCAGACTTCTAGCTTTTTCATGGCTGAAGATTGTCAATAGGATCAGCCGGTCAAGGCCGCTTGGGCTCCGGCTTCCAGGGCCTTGAGGCTTAATTCCACCCGTTTCCCCTCCAATTGATTAAGAACGGCTTTCACATCGTCTAGGGTACAAAAAAGATTCCCGCTGGCTACCGCATAGCCTAAAAGGACCATATTGGCGGCGACTGCATGGCCTATGTTTTTGGCCAGACGAACAGCATCGATTTCCCCGGGAGCTTTGGGGTCGAACCGATGGCAAAAGAGAATGCCTCCCGGTCGAAGGAGGTACCCATGAGCGGCTACGCCTTCTTCATGGAGGGCTAAGAGGATATCGGCACAACCCGGTCGAATGAGGGGACTTGTCAGAGGCGAGGAAGCCAAAAAGTCTGTGGAGGAAGAGGCCGGAGAAGGTTTTCGGGAAAAGACTTTGAGGTGGCTGATGACGTTGCCTCCCCTTTGGGCCATGCCATGAGTTTCGGACACCAAAACAGAGAAATGCTTGAGCAGGGCCGCTTCCGCCAAGATTTTGGTAACGAAAAGCACCCCTTGCCCTCCTAGACCGCTTACGGCGATTTGCTGCTGCATGGGATTTGTCCTTTCAAACCTTTAGAAAGCTTCGGCAGACGCCCAAACGATGGCTTCATGGGGGCAAACATGGACACAGACGCCGCATCCGGCGCACACATTTTCATCAATGGAAACGGATTCCTTTTCTCCATGAAAGATTAAGGCCGGGCATTCAAAGTACTTGATACAAAAACCGCACCCTTCGCATTTATCCGTGACGACAGGGCGATGCCCTAAAGGTTTTCGGCTTTCACGCCGTGCATAGTCCATAAGACATGGACGTCGAGCGATCACCACGGCCATGCCGCCATTTTCGGCATCCTCGCAGTGGGTTTTGGCTTCCTTGAGTCGTTCCACAAAGCCGGGAACGTCATAGGGATCGCCCACACTGACATACTTGACGCCACAGGCCGTGGCCAAGGATTCCAAAGTTACCGGTGGCACCTTTTTCCCCTCCGAGTTCATGCCGGCAGCCGGTGTGGGCTGATGGCCTGTCATGGCGGTGGTGCCATTGTCCAGAATGACGACCGGAAATCGACAACCTTGGGAGACCGCATTGATTAAAGCGGGAATGCCTGCATGATAGAAGGTGGAATCTCCGATGGTCGCCACCACATGGCGAGTGTTTTGACCTGCTTCTCGATACGCTTGGTAAAAGCCGGCGGCTTGGCTGATGGAAGCGCCCATACAAAGGACCGTATCCACGGCTCCGAGGTTGAGCCCCAGAGTGTAACAGCCGATATCGCTGGCATAAATACCTTTGGGAAACACTTTGCGAATAGCGAAAAAGGCGGCGCGGTGGCCGCATCCGGCACAAAGTGTCGGACGTCGTCCCGAAACCGGTGGCGAACTTGTCTGAGGTGAAGATCGGTTCACAAAGCGGCTCAAAATGTTTTCCACAATTTCCGGAAGCAGTTCCCCTTCTTCAGGGACATGGCCGCTCAGGCGCCCTCGAACCTTCTCCCTGTCTCTGAGTTGCCTTTCGATCACGGGCTGGGATTCTTCCAGAATCAGAATTTCCTTAGCAGTTTTAAGGATTTCAAGACAGAAGTCTTCCGAAAGCGGATATGGCATGGGAACCTGAAAAAGGGGGAGCTGGTCCCAAAGATTCCATCCTTTGAGTATTTCCGCCGCGTGAGCACAAGCGGTGCCGGAAGCCACAATGATTTTGTCAAAGGTGCTTTCGCCTCGAAAGCCTGTGGCGACGTCCAAGGTTGCCGCGTTTAAAAGCCGAGGCTGCCATCGGAAATCCTGAGAGATTTTTCTTAGCTTTTCGTTGAGTTTTTTGTGCAGAAGATAACGGAACTTGGGGGTTGCGGCCCATCGTGCGGGATCTTTCTCAAAAACCGGTTGTGGCGCCTCCTTGAAAAAGCTTCGCAGTTCCATATCCTGCCGAGCGTGGCAGACTCGGGTCGTGGGGCGAAGAATCACGGGGATTTCATAATGTTCGGAAAGCTCGTACGCTGGAGTGATCCAGTCACGCGCTTGAGCTGGAAAAGCTGGATCCAGCACCGGCAATTTAGCGAACATGGCAAATTGGCGCGTATCCTGTTCCGTTTGGGAACTGTGAGGCCCAGGGTCGTCTGCGACGATCAGAAGAAAACCTCCTTTCACCCCGGTGTAGGCGGCGCTCATTACTGGATCGGCGGCCACGTTGAGCCCTACCTGCTTCATGGCGGCGGCGGAACGCCTTCCCGCGTAACTATTGGCCAAAGCCGTTTCCACAGCCACCTTTTCGTTCACGGACCACTCTGCATGACACGGCACGCCGTGGTTCTTCTTGAGGTGTAAAAGGGTGGTCATGATCTCCGAAGCAGGTGTTCCGGGATAGGATGTGGCCATGGTGCATCCTGCTTCTAAAAGTCCATGGGCTATGGCTTCATTGCCCAAGAGTATTTTTCTGTCGACCACGAAAAACTCCTGTTACCTGTCTATGAGGACATAAAACCGAAAGCCGTGGACAGGCACGCCGTCCACGACTATAAAAACCTGATGGCTCTCGATCAATGTGGTGCGGCTCCATTGGTTCAGCCCAATAGATGCCGAACCTGTGGGATCGGCCCCACAGGAGGGCGGACACATCGGTCCGCCCCTACAGTCGGGTGGATACGGCGGTCCAGCCCTAGGATTTCGTGGACGGGTGTTCCGCCACGACCTAGAATGAGGCGGGCCCCTTCGTCGGCCGTCGCAATCAGGCGGGACACATCGATCCGCCCCTAC harbors:
- a CDS encoding AMP-binding protein codes for the protein MGEVILTGYGGIKDHVVPDREKLRQVQMERLQMTLNRAYFHVDFYRHRLDALGLAPEDVKTDQDFQSLPFTTTEDLADHYPYGLFAVPLKDVVRLKIASSRDGRPIVVGFTRRDVALWQSLMVRLFQGLGIHDRDIVQIAFNYSLFPGAMTFNQAAEALGATVAPSATVSAKLQLQIMRDFRSTVLAATPSFALHLIDTLDEERLQGFENHNLSLKLMVLGPDAIPEALRMRLRQELDLPVYNLYGVSEMVEPGLAGECRMQRGLHVAEDHFLVEVVHPVTGVPVGQGAEGELVVTTLSAEAYPLIRYRTGDVVTLDASPCPCGLHTVRISSVLRRTDHRVSVRGIPVNPQRVERLLLETDPNIEDFRLMVWTRYGLGDSLEVWVAFKALPNGSKTARLEKIRSRLRRELGLGVRVVDVPAERLPQEGLTYKTVFREREES
- a CDS encoding ABC transporter ATP-binding protein, whose product is MLKVVHVSAHYGPLPVLRRVSLHVDEGEMVCLLGANGAGKSTLLKVISGVLPPSEGEVFFNEKPIHGEAPERIVRRGLVQVPEARQLFPNLTVLENLELGAYIHGPKAIRQDVPKMFDLFPILRERRFQKAGTLSGGEQQMLSMARALMARPKLLMLDEPSLGLAPLIVDEIYATLQKLHEAGTTILLVEQNAVQALDLCQRGYVMETGRIILEGAAEELREHEEVQRAYLGRDYQYKWER
- a CDS encoding branched-chain amino acid ABC transporter ATP-binding protein/permease is translated as MRTIPFLPKAWKPLILLAAILGLTASLVPNDYFLVLFNMMALNALVVLGLNLLIGCAGQISLGHGAFFGLGAYSSAIVTTQLSWPLWAGLLVALLVTALFGLALAFPTLRLEGHYLVMATLGFNVIVSICLNQMEPWTGGPSGLAAIPAMQWGRWAVNTDRRFFFFVWSVFLVCFSWVLNLEDSRIGRALKTIHDKELTARTLAVPTPRYKIQVFTLSAVLAGLAGFAYAHYMTFISPSTFDIFYSVQVITMVVVGGPGSLWGGLAGTVLLTGLRELLHAMEDFQVLAYGLLLTLSLVFFPQGLLPALLNVFQRKTSRKPRRPHLAPFRLKNIAKTAPDRPIAAGSSSGRERRTSSSESDSRGSVFENGKGRCIEYDFRKGASQRFSPTNLKRAFFLGAQASRPEDKRPQDLHSPENDRLFPLPGKFRANMCEKAFHPGNASIILPERVGRSSELPEKPSRVPAVEQTSDPVLRVENLSVHFGGLQALAHVSFTVHSNEIVAVIGPNGAGKTTLLNAVSGLVRFSEGKVVVREGDVSRKPAYEVAAAGVGRTFQAVQIFDRLTVLENIMVGRHRFGRAGFLQAMGHTRHERYEEHSLEQDALALLKETPLAPKAHEPASILSLYEKKLLEILRALAMEPAVLLLDEPVGGCTPNESRALMDWITVRRRPRMGMVLVEHDMNIVMAYATRIVVLHHGRILAEGTPRDIQKDPKVVEAYLGQRRKGKTIPC
- a CDS encoding branched-chain amino acid ABC transporter permease — protein: MTIFQQIPQFVVSGLTNGSVYALIALGFCMIQNATGIVNFAQGDFVMLGALMAVTLLNKLAVPMVPALAGAVLFGALCGLALEWGPLRHARHRDVLVLVMITVGVSISLRGTSMVVWGKNVHTLPSLGSETPILIGSAAIVPQVLWIIGLSILVLILLFLFYRFTLLGKAMRAAADNPYGAVLIGISVRKVTALAFAMAGSMGALAGILITPLTSMSYSGGLMLGLKGFSAAILGGYGNTMGVVLGGYVLGLLEAFGAGFLSSAYKDAFAFIILLGVLFVRPTGLFGSERVRRL
- a CDS encoding 2-oxoacid:acceptor oxidoreductase family protein — its product is MQQQIAVSGLGGQGVLFVTKILAEAALLKHFSVLVSETHGMAQRGGNVISHLKVFSRKPSPASSSTDFLASSPLTSPLIRPGCADILLALHEEGVAAHGYLLRPGGILFCHRFDPKAPGEIDAVRLAKNIGHAVAANMVLLGYAVASGNLFCTLDDVKAVLNQLEGKRVELSLKALEAGAQAALTG
- a CDS encoding thiamine pyrophosphate-dependent enzyme, which gives rise to MVDRKILLGNEAIAHGLLEAGCTMATSYPGTPASEIMTTLLHLKKNHGVPCHAEWSVNEKVAVETALANSYAGRRSAAAMKQVGLNVAADPVMSAAYTGVKGGFLLIVADDPGPHSSQTEQDTRQFAMFAKLPVLDPAFPAQARDWITPAYELSEHYEIPVILRPTTRVCHARQDMELRSFFKEAPQPVFEKDPARWAATPKFRYLLHKKLNEKLRKISQDFRWQPRLLNAATLDVATGFRGESTFDKIIVASGTACAHAAEILKGWNLWDQLPLFQVPMPYPLSEDFCLEILKTAKEILILEESQPVIERQLRDREKVRGRLSGHVPEEGELLPEIVENILSRFVNRSSPQTSSPPVSGRRPTLCAGCGHRAAFFAIRKVFPKGIYASDIGCYTLGLNLGAVDTVLCMGASISQAAGFYQAYREAGQNTRHVVATIGDSTFYHAGIPALINAVSQGCRFPVVILDNGTTAMTGHQPTPAAGMNSEGKKVPPVTLESLATACGVKYVSVGDPYDVPGFVERLKEAKTHCEDAENGGMAVVIARRPCLMDYARRESRKPLGHRPVVTDKCEGCGFCIKYFECPALIFHGEKESVSIDENVCAGCGVCVHVCPHEAIVWASAEAF